A genomic stretch from Nitrobacter winogradskyi Nb-255 includes:
- a CDS encoding peroxiredoxin: MSKKIRKKSSKSDSSVTVRAATVAHTEQAREAGPSPSPAATTKTKPRPAPPASQGAGLAEGSPAPPFNLPREDGALVSLADFAGGKLVIFFYPRAGTPGCTIEAMDFTRLATDFAVSGTAVIGVSADPVKAQLSFRNKHQLSIALISDEKHQMLEAYGVWGEKSMYGKTFMGVLRTTVLVDGAGRIARIWRRVKVEGHADEVLAAAREL; the protein is encoded by the coding sequence ATGTCCAAGAAGATACGCAAGAAATCCTCGAAATCCGACAGTTCTGTAACGGTGCGGGCGGCAACTGTCGCTCACACGGAACAGGCTCGCGAGGCCGGCCCGTCACCCTCCCCGGCAGCGACCACAAAAACCAAGCCGCGCCCTGCTCCGCCGGCCTCTCAAGGCGCCGGGCTCGCGGAAGGCTCCCCGGCCCCGCCATTCAACCTTCCCAGGGAAGACGGCGCCTTGGTTTCGCTTGCTGATTTCGCGGGAGGAAAGCTCGTAATCTTTTTCTATCCGCGCGCGGGAACGCCGGGCTGCACCATAGAGGCCATGGACTTCACCCGGCTGGCGACTGATTTCGCGGTCAGTGGAACGGCGGTGATCGGCGTATCGGCTGATCCGGTAAAGGCGCAGCTTTCGTTTCGAAACAAGCACCAGCTGTCCATTGCTCTGATATCGGATGAAAAGCACCAAATGCTGGAGGCTTATGGGGTCTGGGGTGAAAAGTCCATGTACGGCAAGACTTTCATGGGCGTTCTTCGCACAACCGTACTGGTGGATGGGGCCGGACGGATCGCTCGCATCTGGCGCAGGGTCAAGGTCGAAGGTCACGCGGACGAGGTGCTCGCGGCCGCGCGCGAACTGTGA
- a CDS encoding DUF3971 domain-containing protein, translated as MTKSTPTRDPNPHGDHHVSQGEVAGWGEDDDELHSRRVRRLLSRSDSRFHRAGDRFVRFRNWLAGERWIKRLAVAFLVLSVTFAGGFGALWWRLGAGPLNLDMMTPWLVSAIEGNIGHDNTVEIGGTQIERAGRIRIAVRIRDVVVRDRDRVVIASAPKAEVKLSGLALLTGRLRAESLDLVDAELAVRITPDGQVTVSTGDNAKPLATGVAPPLRSGLPSAVVSSETSPPPQATQQLSDSPAAAPASSESSGNAGALLAGLEWLDGLGVRGLDGQNLNEIGLKNGRLVVDDQQRGNRWSFSNISLSLHRPSAGGVAFTVSEGGSKEWSLHVAVGPPANGVRPIELRAAGIPAKTVLLALRIKDLTYSADMPLSGELKGEIGRDGLPTYLRGNLFAGKGTIIDSDTPDYPMAIDQIEMNVEWDSGRRVLLVPFKIVSGENRITLLARLQPPNGNVPDWQMGLSGGTIVLAGSDGEAPLIFNRIAVGLRFDTGHRQAILTQADISNGEIGIAGTGSIDYSDAPRLKLGFAGTPMSAAALKSIWPAVIVPELREWVIGRIKRGFLKRIEIGVNSPLHNLSRRGPPMPDDGLSVDIVADNVTIYPVDELPLVHDAGLKARVTGRTAAVTIEQAVADTPSGRRLNISDVVFEVPDMAPKPSPAKVRFRIDSPVPAAAEILVSDRLNEFTDNLIDPNSSKGTVAAQIALGLPLTRQITKEDTTYSITADLTGFAADRLVMNQKLEASALKVTANNEGYHVKGDVKINGQPASLDYRKPADGDADIKLQATLDDASRAKLGIDLGAGATGSIPVKLAGKIGRNRDNKFAVDADLTSLKLDNILPGWVKLPGKSGHATFNVVQKAQSTRLEDIIVDGSGVTIKGSLEVDQNGDLVNVNFPVYAPSEGDRASLKAERNADGVLKVVMRGDVFDGRGFLKSAISGKQADARSKSKSIDFDIDLKIGAVAGFYGEAIRSADVKMAQRNGSVRSLTMTGKIGRNTPLTGSLRGRPQGRDVVLIETDDAGAFFRFTDTYGKMFGGQLALAMDPPTAEQRAKQGLINVRDFTIKGESALDRAAAGGPRTAQNGISFSRLRAEFSRQNGQLTVRDGVVKGPTIGATIEGRIDYPANEVRMSGTFVPMYGLNNIFGQLPVVGLILGGGSDEGLIGVTYEVVGTPGQPQLRINPISAMAPGLVRKIFEFQTGRTANQIEFPATSGN; from the coding sequence ATGACTAAAAGCACGCCGACACGAGATCCAAATCCGCACGGCGATCATCATGTCTCGCAGGGAGAGGTCGCCGGCTGGGGCGAGGACGACGACGAACTCCACAGCCGTCGCGTACGTCGGTTGCTGTCTCGATCGGATTCGAGGTTTCACAGGGCCGGCGACCGATTCGTGAGGTTCAGAAACTGGCTGGCGGGAGAGCGCTGGATCAAACGGCTCGCGGTCGCCTTTCTGGTTCTGTCGGTCACGTTCGCAGGGGGATTCGGTGCGCTGTGGTGGCGGCTCGGTGCTGGTCCCCTCAATCTCGACATGATGACGCCATGGCTTGTCAGTGCGATCGAAGGAAACATCGGTCACGACAACACGGTGGAGATCGGCGGCACTCAGATCGAGCGCGCCGGCAGAATTCGCATCGCGGTCCGTATTCGTGACGTCGTCGTCCGTGACCGCGACCGTGTCGTGATCGCGAGCGCCCCCAAAGCCGAGGTTAAACTGTCCGGTTTGGCGCTGTTGACGGGGCGGCTGCGCGCGGAAAGCCTCGACCTGGTCGACGCCGAGCTCGCGGTCCGGATTACGCCGGACGGCCAGGTCACTGTTTCCACGGGCGACAACGCCAAGCCGCTTGCCACGGGCGTCGCGCCGCCCCTGCGATCCGGCCTGCCATCGGCGGTCGTCTCCTCGGAAACGTCGCCGCCCCCACAAGCTACGCAGCAACTCTCCGACTCCCCGGCCGCGGCGCCGGCGAGCTCGGAAAGCAGCGGCAACGCAGGCGCCCTGTTGGCGGGATTGGAATGGCTCGACGGCCTCGGCGTAAGGGGACTGGATGGCCAGAATCTCAACGAGATTGGTCTGAAGAACGGGAGGCTGGTGGTTGATGACCAGCAACGCGGCAACCGTTGGAGCTTTAGCAACATCAGCCTGAGCCTTCACCGGCCGAGCGCGGGCGGAGTCGCGTTCACTGTCAGCGAAGGCGGCAGCAAGGAATGGTCGCTTCATGTCGCGGTCGGGCCGCCCGCGAATGGCGTCCGTCCGATTGAACTCCGCGCCGCCGGAATTCCAGCGAAGACCGTTCTGCTGGCTCTTCGCATCAAGGATCTCACTTACAGCGCCGACATGCCCCTCAGCGGAGAATTGAAGGGCGAGATTGGTCGCGATGGCCTACCTACGTATCTCCGGGGCAATCTTTTCGCCGGCAAAGGCACGATCATCGATTCCGACACGCCGGATTACCCCATGGCGATCGATCAGATCGAAATGAACGTGGAATGGGATTCGGGACGGCGCGTGCTTCTGGTGCCGTTCAAGATCGTGTCCGGCGAAAACAGGATCACGCTGCTCGCCCGTCTCCAGCCTCCGAACGGCAATGTTCCGGACTGGCAGATGGGTTTGAGCGGCGGCACCATAGTGCTCGCCGGCTCCGATGGGGAAGCGCCTCTGATCTTCAACCGCATTGCGGTCGGCCTGCGTTTCGACACCGGGCACAGGCAGGCCATTCTGACCCAGGCCGATATCAGCAACGGCGAGATCGGCATCGCGGGCACCGGCAGCATCGACTATTCGGATGCGCCGCGCTTGAAACTGGGCTTCGCCGGGACGCCGATGTCCGCCGCCGCGCTTAAGAGCATATGGCCGGCTGTGATCGTGCCGGAACTGCGGGAATGGGTTATCGGACGAATTAAACGAGGCTTTCTCAAGCGCATTGAAATCGGCGTGAATTCGCCGCTTCACAATCTGTCGCGTCGCGGACCGCCTATGCCGGATGACGGGCTTTCGGTCGATATCGTCGCCGACAATGTGACGATCTATCCCGTTGATGAACTACCCCTGGTCCACGACGCCGGCCTGAAGGCGCGGGTGACAGGAAGAACGGCGGCGGTAACGATCGAGCAGGCCGTCGCCGACACTCCGTCGGGCAGAAGGCTCAACATTTCCGACGTCGTTTTCGAAGTGCCCGATATGGCGCCCAAACCCTCGCCGGCAAAGGTGAGATTCAGAATAGACAGTCCGGTTCCCGCAGCCGCGGAAATTCTCGTCTCGGACCGCCTCAACGAATTCACCGATAATCTGATCGATCCCAACTCCAGCAAGGGCACCGTTGCAGCCCAGATCGCCCTGGGCCTGCCGCTCACGCGACAGATCACCAAGGAAGACACCACCTATTCCATCACCGCCGATCTCACGGGTTTTGCCGCCGACCGGTTGGTCATGAATCAGAAACTTGAGGCGAGCGCGCTGAAGGTCACCGCCAACAACGAGGGGTATCACGTCAAGGGCGACGTCAAGATCAACGGCCAGCCGGCATCGCTGGACTACCGCAAGCCGGCCGATGGCGATGCGGACATCAAGCTGCAGGCCACGCTGGATGATGCGAGCCGCGCAAAGCTCGGAATTGATCTCGGCGCGGGAGCGACCGGCTCGATTCCCGTCAAGCTGGCCGGCAAGATCGGCCGCAACAGGGATAATAAATTCGCCGTCGATGCCGATCTCACATCCCTGAAGCTCGACAACATTTTGCCCGGCTGGGTCAAGCTGCCGGGCAAGTCAGGTCACGCGACGTTCAATGTCGTGCAGAAAGCGCAATCCACGCGCCTGGAGGACATCATCGTCGACGGCAGCGGCGTCACGATAAAGGGATCACTGGAGGTCGATCAGAACGGCGATCTGGTGAACGTGAACTTCCCGGTTTACGCGCCGTCGGAAGGTGACCGGGCTTCTCTGAAGGCCGAACGCAACGCTGACGGCGTGTTGAAAGTCGTCATGCGCGGCGACGTGTTCGACGGTCGCGGCTTTCTCAAATCGGCGATCTCGGGCAAGCAGGCCGACGCCAGGAGCAAGTCGAAAAGCATCGATTTCGACATCGACCTGAAGATCGGAGCCGTCGCCGGATTTTACGGCGAAGCCATACGCAGCGCGGACGTCAAGATGGCCCAGCGTAACGGGTCGGTTCGCAGCCTCACCATGACCGGCAAGATCGGACGCAACACCCCCCTGACAGGCAGTCTGCGCGGCCGTCCGCAGGGTCGCGACGTGGTTCTGATCGAGACCGACGACGCCGGCGCGTTCTTCCGCTTTACCGATACCTACGGAAAGATGTTTGGCGGTCAGCTCGCGCTGGCCATGGACCCGCCGACCGCCGAGCAGCGGGCCAAGCAGGGACTGATCAATGTTCGCGATTTCACCATCAAGGGCGAATCCGCTCTGGATCGCGCCGCGGCGGGTGGCCCCCGAACCGCTCAGAACGGCATTTCATTCTCGCGGCTGCGCGCGGAATTCAGCCGGCAGAACGGACAACTCACGGTCCGCGATGGCGTCGTCAAGGGTCCGACGATTGGCGCGACCATTGAAGGACGGATCGATTATCCAGCCAACGAGGTTCGCATGAGCGGCACCTTCGTTCCGATGTACGGGCTCAACAACATATTTGGACAGCTTCCGGTCGTCGGACTTATCCTTGGGGGCGGCAGCGACGAGGGATTGATCGGCGTGACTTATGAGGTGGTGGGAACACCGGGACAACCGCAACTGCGCATCAACCCGATCTCGGCCATGGCGCCGGGACTGGTGCGCAAGATTTTTGAGTTCCAGACGGGAAGAACAGCCAACCAGATCGAGTTTCCGGCAACGAGCGGGAACTGA
- a CDS encoding M23 family metallopeptidase, with protein sequence MSYRSSQCVEYPPQRAHAHKHDRSPSRRAAAGLSSGAPEKRSGYTFAHGGRQVRFGPVVFWIAVGTVTLLGVWSAATATYFAFRDDVLTRLLARQAEMQYAYEDRIAELRSRVDRTTSRQLLDQEQFERKLDGIMRRQALLEARAGALNAISDVSVTGSIKGAAQKTGNDTDAGPSRADKPSPINDADGFEMPDRGAALDSRDPANARPKPVPLMNLTGEANRLTRLESSLDRVESRQVAELNAIADGMDSRLRRMRGVFSDLGLSVAKMAAVSNSGTGGPYVPVKLRSDVDPFERQLYRVSLTRAQIDQLDRALALVPYRKPVTGELEFTSGFGVRVDPFVGRPAMHAGLDFRAATGAPARATANGKVTTANWTGGYGRMVEVDHGNGLSTRYGHLSAINVKVGQSVKAGQAVGEVGSTGRSTGPHLHYETRIDGEAVDPQKFLRAGARLNNG encoded by the coding sequence ATGTCCTACCGTTCCAGTCAGTGTGTCGAGTATCCGCCTCAGCGCGCTCACGCTCACAAACACGATCGAAGTCCGTCCCGCCGTGCCGCGGCAGGCTTGTCGTCAGGCGCGCCGGAGAAACGGAGCGGCTACACCTTCGCCCATGGCGGTCGACAGGTTCGGTTTGGCCCCGTCGTGTTCTGGATTGCGGTCGGAACGGTCACGCTGCTCGGGGTCTGGTCGGCCGCGACGGCGACGTATTTTGCCTTTCGCGATGATGTGTTGACGCGGCTCCTCGCGCGGCAAGCTGAAATGCAATACGCCTACGAGGATCGCATTGCCGAATTGCGCTCGCGTGTCGATCGCACCACCAGCCGCCAGCTGCTCGATCAGGAACAGTTCGAAAGAAAGCTCGACGGGATCATGCGCCGTCAGGCGTTGCTTGAAGCCCGCGCCGGCGCCCTGAATGCCATATCCGATGTTTCAGTGACGGGTTCAATCAAAGGGGCGGCGCAAAAAACGGGAAACGATACTGATGCAGGCCCGTCGCGGGCCGACAAGCCATCTCCGATCAACGATGCTGATGGCTTCGAGATGCCAGACCGGGGCGCGGCCCTCGACTCCCGTGATCCCGCCAATGCCCGTCCGAAACCGGTCCCGCTCATGAACCTCACCGGCGAGGCCAACAGGCTGACGCGACTGGAATCCTCGCTCGATCGGGTCGAAAGCCGGCAGGTCGCCGAGTTGAACGCGATCGCGGACGGCATGGATTCCCGCCTGCGGCGGATGCGCGGCGTGTTTTCCGATCTCGGACTGAGTGTCGCGAAAATGGCGGCCGTGTCGAACTCCGGCACGGGCGGGCCCTATGTGCCGGTCAAGCTGCGATCCGATGTCGATCCCTTCGAGCGCCAGCTTTACCGCGTCAGCCTGACACGGGCGCAGATCGACCAGCTCGACCGGGCTCTCGCCCTTGTTCCCTATCGCAAGCCGGTCACGGGCGAGCTTGAATTCACCTCCGGTTTCGGTGTTCGCGTCGATCCGTTCGTTGGGCGGCCGGCGATGCATGCCGGGCTCGATTTTCGCGCCGCAACGGGAGCGCCGGCGCGCGCGACGGCGAACGGAAAGGTCACCACCGCGAACTGGACGGGCGGTTACGGCCGGATGGTCGAGGTGGATCACGGCAATGGCTTGTCCACGCGCTACGGGCATCTTTCCGCGATCAATGTGAAGGTCGGCCAGTCCGTCAAGGCTGGACAGGCAGTCGGCGAGGTCGGCTCGACGGGCCGTTCAACGGGGCCGCACCTGCATTATGAAACAAGGATCGACGGGGAAGCCGTCGATCCTCAGAAATTCTTGCGAGCAGGCGCCCGCCTGAACAACGGCTGA